ACTCGCAAACAGGCGGCCTTGTGCTGCCGGATAATCTCATCGCAATTGGATAGCATCTTGTTTACGGCGGGGGCGAGATTCACTTCGGTGACCAGTTGGTGGCTGCAATTGGGAGGTGTTAGGAATAGGAATCATGGAACCTTTTAAACTAGTTTCTACTTACGTATTGGAATGGAAACACTTAATGTGCGCTGAGTTCTGAATGGATATCCAGACATGATTGTTTGAGACTGTCATATTTGTGATCGGCTTCGAGTCCGACGAAATCTGAATTTGATTAACGACCTGTGGGATATAAGAATCATTTAATCAAGTCTTGAATGAGTGGAAATAATGCACGTCCTTACTGTTAATGTCTCTACGTCCAGCACTTTGATAATGCCCTGAATGGAGCACCATAGTCGGCCGTTAACGTTCAAGAGCTTATTCACCGGACTGGTGACCGTGCCTATAGACAGGCAATGCGATGAGCAAGTATTCCAGGAGGTGGCTAAAAGGTAAGCCAATCGTAAGACTTGTTTATGGGTTCCCAACTAAATAACACTTACCACCATCTCTCAGGTAAACGCAGATATCACCATTGGCTAATGATACAAACACACGATTGTCCAGGTAccttaaacaaaaacaaatgaatcATTTAAGTAACTCTCAAGATATTGaattagtttagttttgcTTACAAAATGGAATAGACGGCCGAATGATGCTCGATCTTTATGCGGTTTTTCTTAATGCGAATATTGTCAGTGCTATTATAGACGTGGATGCAGCCGTCTTCAGTGCCAATCCACATGGTTGATTGATTGCTCTCGCCCTCCTCGGGATTTGAGTCCTGCGGTACAAATAACGTAAGTCTCAGGAGCATTGGCAAAGTGATTCGCCAAAACTCACCTGATGCCCATGATAAGAGGGCGCTGGACTTGGTACGCGTTCCGCTAGTGTGGCCCCAGATCCCGTGATGCCTGCAACGTTCAAGGAGGCGGCCGCTGCCTCTGTTTCATCGTCGCTGGAGCTGAGATTCAGTTCCAGCTGAGTATCACAGCCGCCAGTGGTTGTCGCATCAGCAGGTTCACCACCAGCTACCGGCGTTGGTGTCGGCGTCAGCTTCTTCTTTTCGGGTGTCGCCGTGGCCGATGTGGAGGCACTTTGGAAGCTGGGTGAGATGCTCTTGCGGTAATCCCTTAGCTGCTGCGTATAGCTCTGTGGGGTGTTGCGCTTATCCTTCTCCTCCTGGCCGCCGGATCCTGCCGGCTGCTCGCCACTGCTATTGCGACTGGATACCGTCGAACTGTACGCCGGCACGGAAGCCACACACAGGATGCGGGCATTGCACACGCCATTGCAGCTGGTGACATTCGGCTCTGGATGCAGCGACATGATGCACACCTGGCCCACATAGCCATCGCTGTTGCACACCCATACATCCCGATTGTCACTCAGCGTGGCTGCCGCACAGGTGAACTGGAGGCCAGCTCGGGTTTTGCGAATCGGTATGGATGTAAGGAACTCGGGAATTGGATGCCGCTCCAGGGTGGCAGCTGCAGGGAATTATGGGAGCTATTACTTATTCAATAGGAATGAGGTGAAGTGAAAGTACTTACCCAGCTTCTGCTTGGCGTCGTTGAAGCTCTCCTCCCACTGAGTACGCTTCTCCGTCTTGCTAAAGACCACTGTCAGCTTCTGGTTACCATTTCTGAAAAATAAGATTGGGTAAGAAGAATAACACTTTGGACTTTTAAGAATAATAATCTATTGATTAATCTTTTTGAATTTAGTTTAAAAGAACAGTAGttggaaataaatatgaaGGGGTAGCATCAACAGATTGCAAAAATCAACTAACAGGTGAATAAATAAGATTTTGGTCTTAATCATTAACTTAACAGCTTTTCCAAATCCACTTACGGAGAACTGACGGTCAGCTCGAGCATATTCAGCTGGGTGTCGTTTGTCTGGCGTTCAGAGAGCTGTCGCTGGACTTCGCGGTGAAGCTCGCGGATTACATCCTCCAGATACTGATGCGGGTACTTAAGGGTGACTGTTACATCGGTGATTTGCTGCAGCTTATTGCAGTCTTCGGCCAAAGTCTCGATTTCGCTAACGATGCGCTTGATGTTCTCGTCCTTGGCtgcaaaacagaaacaataGTTGGTTCTATATCCCAATTTGTAAGGTATTTAATTAGCTACACTCACATTTAACAATCTCCAGGCAGTCCAGCGAGATCTTGGTGAGGAACTTGTACTTATTGGTGTCCAAAGTAGTGGCCACAGTGCCCGGGCAGATGCTGCTGTTCGGCTTACGGATGGTACCGCTTCGTTTCTTGATGCTCGTCAGGACGAGCAAATCGTTGAACAGGAAGAAGCCACGATCCTTGCGCGCCCCTTGTCCCGATGGCATGGAGACCAGGTCGAAGAGCAGAAACTGCCTTTCGGGGGCTATAAGATCAGTGATGCCCTCGATGACACCTTCCAGTTCCCGGAGCGTGGCCTCCCTTTGTCCATTCTCCATGATCTCACGCTCCTTGCAGTTGATGTGCACCAGTATATCATGGACCAGCTTCAGCACATCCTGCAGATGCTTCGTGTCTGGATGATCGTGATCCGTGTGCTTAATCAATCGCTGGAAGAGCAGCTCATAGCTGGAAAAAGAAATTCTTAAATGTTGAGTCTTCTTCAAGTTAATATTGCAAATAACTCACTTGGGAAACTTTTGCACGGGTTTTATGAGCAGATTGTCTAGGGTTAGCTTGCCCTTGTGCTCTCGAGCTGTCGTCTCAAGAAACTTGGAGAACGAGGGTCGCTGGTGCTTCATGGAGCGTATGGCATTTTTTGCTCTATTGCAGTTATTCACAAAGGATGTATAGACCTCTAGGACTTCTAGCTTCGAGAACTGTGAGTAAGAACACCAATATTAGAGCAGGTTAAAATTGGATAAACAGAGCTTaatctaataaaatattatttaaaatctaatAAGTTTCCTTAGCAAAGGGGTATTTTCAAATTATCAGTGTGATTCTTCAGTTAATagataaattaaaagtaatcAGTAAAGCCTTTTACCGTGTCCATGAATGCATCACCAACTTTCTGCTGGACGTCCCAGTCATCCAAGCGGTTCTTCAGGTCACCGAGAAACTTCTCGTGAATCTCAAGGATGTCGGGTACCATAAAAAAGATCTCATCCACAGTGCGAGTGTCTATCATGCCGGCGTGCTCGGGCGCCTTGAGCACTTTCAGATACTTGACAACGACGGTTTGCAGGGACTCCACGTAGGATTGCTCATTCCGATAGATCTCCTGGACCACATAGGTGCGTGTGTCCTAAAGAAAATAGATagtgaaaattaagttaattaagATTATAGATGGGCACTTGATTAAAAGGTAGATGGGGTTTATTGCGACCAGACTTACGCCTTCATAACCGCCCAGATTCCATTTACTACTCATCTCAAACTGCGCTCGTCGCTCGGAGTCGTCCTCCGAGTCGGAGCAGGTGATCGAAGTCATTTTCTTCAGCCTGTCGCACTTGTCGTTCTGATAGCCACTCCCGGCCCCGCCCCCTGAACCGGCAGCCGCCCCAAATCCTGCCTTGCTC
This genomic stretch from Drosophila yakuba strain Tai18E2 chromosome 3R, Prin_Dyak_Tai18E2_2.1, whole genome shotgun sequence harbors:
- the LOC6535481 gene encoding rho guanine nucleotide exchange factor 17 isoform X3, encoding MSHNRENLRLSLLDLQATLTAPSQTVAAALLPQATAHMQQLPSGSSSNISNSSSNTHSHSSSNISACGSSSNINSGVSQAVSMATTTVARLSKAGFGAAAGSGGGAGSGYQNDKCDRLKKMTSITCSDSEDDSERRAQFEMSSKWNLGGYEGDTRTYVVQEIYRNEQSYVESLQTVVVKYLKVLKAPEHAGMIDTRTVDEIFFMVPDILEIHEKFLGDLKNRLDDWDVQQKVGDAFMDTFSKLEVLEVYTSFVNNCNRAKNAIRSMKHQRPSFSKFLETTAREHKGKLTLDNLLIKPVQKFPNYELLFQRLIKHTDHDHPDTKHLQDVLKLVHDILVHINCKEREIMENGQREATLRELEGVIEGITDLIAPERQFLLFDLVSMPSGQGARKDRGFFLFNDLLVLTSIKKRSGTIRKPNSSICPGTVATTLDTNKYKFLTKISLDCLEIVKSKDENIKRIVSEIETLAEDCNKLQQITDVTVTLKYPHQYLEDVIRELHREVQRQLSERQTNDTQLNMLELTVSSPNGNQKLTVVFSKTEKRTQWEESFNDAKQKLAATLERHPIPEFLTSIPIRKTRAGLQFTCAAATLSDNRDVWVCNSDGYVGQVCIMSLHPEPNVTSCNGVCNARILCVASVPAYSSTVSSRNSSGEQPAGSGGQEEKDKRNTPQSYTQQLRDYRKSISPSFQSASTSATATPEKKKLTPTPTPVAGGEPADATTTGGCDTQLELNLSSSDDETEAAAASLNVAGITGSGATLAERVPSPAPSYHGHQDSNPEEGESNQSTMWIGTEDGCIHVYNSTDNIRIKKNRIKIEHHSAVYSILYLDNRVFVSLANGDICVYLRDGATSWNTCSSHCLSIGTVTSPVNKLLNVNGRLWCSIQGIIKVLDVETLTVVNQIQISSDSKPITNMTVSNNHVWISIQNSAHIKCFHSNTHQLVTEVNLAPAVNKMLSNCDEIIRQHKAACLRVTSLLCCKDLIWIGTSAGVLLTIPAQGYEKGAINIVPTGIPHGHTGHVRFLTFVETTGLEGAAPGAGGGRDAGSSTSDEYTKQGSIKHSKSKSETNNTLIISGGDGYEDFRNSGANSLSEIAGREDSTNHLLIWQI